The following are from one region of the Methylophilus sp. DW102 genome:
- a CDS encoding EAL domain-containing response regulator yields MSTNTLLILDDDVTLTTLMTAVARDLAFEVKHCEDGRQFIDAILAWKPSHLAIDLVMPSIDGIEILKTLARMDCQSSIILTSGIGSALLPLAQLTALEHQLNIRGILHHPVLPHLLQKLLADHPSVDLHATDHTEVIKPLSIDHESINEAIRQQQFVVYYQPQIELFTGEVIGFEALLRWQHPQQGIQLPELFIHVAEDTGQIEALTEYVVVTGIQFIQSISSTLCLSVNISAKSLHNDRLIKMLEQVCQRFAFDPARMILELTETATMLDTQQAERILTHLREQGFKLSIDDFGTGYSSMSQLAALPFTELKIDKSFVTTMEASSKSRKVIASTLKLAESLGLETIAEGIENSMAAIGLRELGCRFGQGYFFARPMDAAASKVWLSHWNGQR; encoded by the coding sequence ATGAGTACAAATACGCTATTGATTCTGGATGATGATGTCACGCTGACGACCCTGATGACTGCCGTCGCGAGAGACTTGGCGTTTGAGGTCAAACACTGTGAAGATGGCAGGCAATTTATCGATGCCATCCTCGCCTGGAAGCCATCGCACCTGGCCATCGATTTGGTCATGCCGAGTATTGATGGCATTGAGATTCTGAAAACGCTGGCGCGTATGGACTGCCAAAGCAGCATTATCCTGACCAGCGGCATCGGTTCAGCGCTACTGCCACTGGCGCAACTGACCGCCTTGGAACATCAATTGAATATCCGCGGCATTTTGCATCACCCGGTCTTACCGCATCTGCTGCAAAAATTGCTGGCGGACCATCCTTCCGTCGATTTGCATGCCACGGATCATACAGAAGTCATCAAACCACTCAGCATAGACCACGAGAGCATAAACGAGGCGATCCGCCAGCAGCAATTCGTCGTCTATTATCAACCACAAATCGAGTTATTTACCGGCGAGGTGATAGGCTTTGAGGCATTGCTGCGCTGGCAACACCCACAGCAGGGCATCCAGTTACCCGAATTATTTATTCATGTGGCAGAAGACACTGGGCAAATAGAAGCCCTGACTGAATACGTGGTTGTGACAGGCATCCAGTTTATCCAATCCATCAGTTCAACCCTATGCTTGTCGGTCAACATTTCAGCCAAAAGCCTGCACAATGACCGTTTGATCAAGATGCTGGAACAAGTCTGCCAACGGTTTGCCTTCGATCCCGCACGCATGATTCTGGAATTGACCGAAACCGCCACCATGCTGGATACACAACAGGCGGAAAGAATCCTGACTCACTTACGTGAACAAGGCTTTAAGCTTAGTATTGATGATTTTGGCACGGGCTATTCTTCGATGTCGCAATTAGCGGCGTTGCCATTTACCGAGCTCAAAATTGACAAATCATTTGTCACTACCATGGAGGCCTCTTCCAAATCACGCAAGGTGATTGCCTCTACGCTCAAACTGGCAGAAAGCCTGGGGCTGGAGACGATTGCCGAAGGCATAGAAAACAGTATGGCCGCCATCGGTTTACGGGAGCTGGGCTGCCGCTTCGGGCAAGGCTATTTTTTTGCCAGACCCATGGATGCGGCCGCCAGCAAAGTCTGGCTAAGCCACTGGAACGGACAACGCTGA
- a CDS encoding EAL domain-containing protein, with protein MIDLRYYRHFDENILYARYFSLLPYVPVVIVAAVVAMLTQISVFHRNEPFVWSFVVPALLTLVSAAVFVYWFIHRKEKPHTDVVRKRLQFFASLLLVAGITTVICDLHLLQDSSGYSRYFLVVQMTLYGICFPFLLVSLGRPAYLYNLMLIVTTLAYVLYADIEYSHSFAFMILIFEIGMLIAMYRRNKSFDSLVYSSLHAQNLAAENARLANVDMLTELPNRRQFFATIKAQSLEHLKTEGKKFAIGIIDLDKFKQVNDAHGHRIGDLVLVEIGRRLKHYPRCQHPIHFYRLGGDEFAFHKHFAGDEAALKQLGQSLIALIEEPVAVEGMLFNLSASIGIAVFPEVDDTSEKLYEYADYALYHAKNTGRSHTELFSARHLERLQSRLQIERALRSADLVQEFFLVFQPMVDIPSGRTIAFECLARWNSPALGMVSPCVFIPVAESIGMISSLTLTLFSQALQAVQAWPAQIGLSFNLSAFDIISDKVVQDLVAMLSASGVDPARITFELTETALLQDFIVSRNNIELLRQTGVSLALDDFGTGYSSLSHVQGLPLNKIKVDRSFVHDMETNPKSKMIVRSILALSHGIGVDCVVEGAETQQQVDLLSSMGCKIIQGFYYASPMVEPEIVSYLRT; from the coding sequence ATGATTGACCTACGATATTACCGTCATTTTGACGAAAACATCCTTTACGCCAGATACTTTTCGTTGCTGCCTTATGTGCCTGTAGTGATTGTGGCTGCAGTGGTGGCGATGCTGACACAAATCTCGGTGTTTCACCGTAATGAGCCCTTTGTCTGGTCCTTTGTCGTGCCTGCCTTGCTCACGCTGGTTTCGGCCGCAGTGTTTGTCTACTGGTTTATTCACCGCAAGGAAAAGCCGCACACGGATGTGGTTCGCAAACGCTTGCAGTTTTTCGCCAGTTTGCTGCTTGTGGCGGGCATCACCACTGTGATTTGCGACCTGCATCTGCTGCAAGACTCATCAGGCTACAGCCGCTACTTTTTGGTCGTGCAGATGACGCTATATGGCATCTGTTTCCCGTTTCTGCTGGTCAGCCTTGGTCGGCCGGCCTACCTTTACAATCTGATGCTGATCGTCACCACGCTTGCTTACGTGCTGTATGCCGACATTGAATATAGCCATTCATTTGCATTCATGATCCTGATTTTTGAGATTGGCATGTTGATTGCCATGTACCGCCGCAACAAGAGCTTTGATTCCCTGGTCTACAGTTCGTTACACGCTCAAAATCTGGCCGCCGAAAATGCGCGCCTGGCCAATGTGGACATGCTGACTGAACTGCCAAACCGCCGCCAGTTTTTTGCCACGATTAAAGCGCAATCGCTGGAGCATCTGAAAACAGAAGGCAAAAAATTTGCGATTGGCATTATTGATCTCGACAAGTTCAAGCAGGTGAATGATGCACATGGGCACCGCATTGGTGACCTTGTGCTGGTGGAAATCGGTCGGCGTCTCAAGCATTACCCGCGATGTCAGCATCCTATTCACTTCTACCGCTTGGGCGGCGACGAATTTGCCTTTCACAAGCATTTTGCTGGCGATGAAGCGGCGCTCAAGCAGCTTGGTCAGTCTTTGATTGCGCTGATTGAAGAGCCGGTAGCCGTAGAGGGGATGTTATTCAATTTGAGCGCCTCTATCGGTATTGCGGTGTTTCCTGAGGTGGATGATACGTCTGAGAAACTCTATGAGTATGCGGATTATGCGCTCTACCATGCAAAGAACACGGGGCGCAGCCATACCGAGCTGTTTTCGGCCCGTCATCTTGAACGGCTGCAAAGCCGCCTGCAAATTGAGCGGGCGTTACGTTCTGCGGATCTGGTTCAAGAATTTTTCCTGGTCTTTCAACCGATGGTGGATATCCCCTCTGGTCGTACCATCGCCTTTGAATGTCTGGCGCGCTGGAACAGTCCGGCACTGGGGATGGTCAGCCCGTGTGTATTTATCCCGGTGGCTGAAAGTATAGGCATGATCTCCAGTCTGACGCTGACTTTGTTTTCTCAGGCCTTGCAGGCCGTGCAGGCCTGGCCTGCCCAGATTGGCTTGTCTTTTAATCTGTCGGCGTTTGATATTATCAGTGATAAGGTGGTGCAGGATCTGGTGGCGATGCTCTCCGCCAGTGGTGTCGATCCTGCACGGATTACCTTTGAGTTGACTGAGACTGCCTTGCTTCAGGATTTTATTGTGAGCAGAAACAATATCGAGTTGTTACGGCAAACTGGTGTTTCCCTGGCGCTGGATGATTTTGGGACCGGTTACTCCAGCCTGAGTCACGTGCAAGGTTTGCCGCTTAACAAAATCAAGGTGGACCGCAGCTTTGTGCATGATATGGAAACCAATCCGAAGAGCAAAATGATCGTGCGTTCGATTCTGGCCTTGTCTCATGGCATTGGCGTTGATTGCGTGGTGGAAGGCGCCGAGACACAGCAGCAGGTCGACTTGCTATCCTCCATGGGCTGCAAGATTATCCAGGGCTTTTACTATGCCAGCCCGATGGTTGAACCCGAGATCGTCAGTTACCTGCGTACCTGA
- a CDS encoding GntR family transcriptional regulator — translation MIKKEKPAKSSTVDALYSQLKQKIISFELYPGTRITELALAEMFGVSRTPIRQALQRLEIEGFLSIRPKQGCFIRELDVNELMEYYEARIALELLIVESAVNAMSDKQVEQMMALWQPEKHDAELQMGIDLGEKDESFHVGLALASDKPVLASILKNINHRIRVIRRLDLNADNRSQRTYKEHYEILQLIKERDTTKAKQAMKRHIQRSREFAKTLTLTALARQKFLSTPSA, via the coding sequence ATGATCAAAAAAGAAAAACCTGCAAAAAGCTCTACTGTCGACGCTTTGTATAGCCAGCTCAAGCAAAAAATTATTTCTTTTGAGCTCTATCCGGGCACGCGCATTACCGAACTGGCGCTGGCAGAGATGTTTGGTGTCAGCCGCACGCCGATCCGGCAGGCGCTGCAACGTCTGGAAATAGAGGGTTTTTTGAGCATACGTCCCAAGCAGGGTTGCTTTATCCGTGAGCTGGATGTGAACGAACTGATGGAGTATTACGAGGCACGCATCGCTCTGGAGTTGCTCATCGTCGAATCTGCGGTCAACGCCATGAGTGACAAGCAAGTGGAGCAGATGATGGCACTGTGGCAGCCGGAGAAGCATGATGCGGAATTACAGATGGGTATAGACCTTGGCGAAAAAGATGAGTCTTTTCATGTCGGGCTGGCCCTGGCCAGTGACAAACCAGTGCTGGCCTCGATTTTAAAAAACATTAACCACCGCATCCGCGTCATTCGTCGCCTGGACCTGAACGCTGACAATCGTAGCCAGCGCACCTATAAAGAGCATTATGAGATACTGCAGCTCATTAAAGAGCGCGACACGACCAAGGCCAAACAAGCCATGAAGCGACATATCCAGCGCAGTCGAGAATTCGCTAAAACCCTGACGCTGACTGCCTTGGCACGGCAAAAGTTCTTATCCACCCCCTCTGCCTGA